The following are encoded together in the Actinoplanes sp. N902-109 genome:
- a CDS encoding SDR family oxidoreductase, with amino-acid sequence MHVFVTGGSGLTGPTVVAELIASGHAVTALARSDAAAARLTALGATPHRGSLDDLDSLRRGAEPADGVLHMAFGGDFADPDDMMRRDRAAIEALGKVLEHTGKPFVSTSGTLVMPPGRLSTEHDEPLLDGIAGFRVPGERACLDFAAHGVRASVLRLAPTVHGPGEPAHGFIGNLVATARRTGRAAYIGDGTNRWPAVDRRDAATLFRLALEKATAGSILHGVAEPGVPFRSIAETIARGLGIPAVSLTPAEATEHFGNRFMATIYALDAPVSSILTQQELGWSPRHWTLVEDLTDGDYLRSQPRT; translated from the coding sequence ATGCATGTCTTCGTCACTGGCGGATCCGGGCTGACCGGCCCCACGGTCGTCGCCGAGCTCATCGCGAGCGGTCACGCCGTCACGGCCCTGGCCCGCTCGGACGCCGCAGCGGCCCGGCTGACCGCGCTCGGCGCCACCCCGCACCGCGGCTCCCTGGACGACCTCGACAGTCTGCGCCGCGGCGCCGAACCTGCCGACGGGGTCCTGCACATGGCCTTCGGCGGCGACTTCGCCGACCCCGACGACATGATGCGCCGCGACCGCGCAGCGATCGAGGCCCTCGGAAAGGTGCTGGAACACACCGGAAAACCGTTCGTCAGCACCTCGGGCACCCTGGTCATGCCGCCCGGCCGGCTGAGCACCGAGCACGACGAGCCGCTGCTGGACGGGATCGCCGGTTTCCGTGTCCCGGGCGAGCGGGCCTGCCTCGACTTCGCCGCCCATGGCGTACGGGCGAGTGTGCTCCGGCTCGCCCCCACGGTGCACGGCCCCGGCGAACCGGCGCACGGCTTCATCGGCAACCTCGTCGCCACCGCTCGACGCACCGGCCGGGCCGCGTACATCGGCGACGGCACCAACCGCTGGCCCGCAGTCGACCGCCGGGACGCCGCAACGCTCTTCCGGCTCGCCTTGGAGAAGGCGACGGCGGGCAGCATCCTGCACGGAGTGGCCGAACCCGGCGTTCCGTTCCGGAGCATTGCCGAGACCATCGCCCGTGGCCTCGGCATCCCCGCCGTTTCCCTGACGCCCGCCGAGGCCACCGAACACTTCGGAAACCGTTTCATGGCAACGATCTACGCCCTCGACGCCCCCGTTTCCAGCATCCTCACCCAGCAGGAACTCGGGTGGTCACCGCGGCACTGGACGCTCGTCGAGGACCTCACCGACGGCGACTACCTCCGTTCCCAACCCCGCACCTGA
- a CDS encoding VOC family protein: MLNKVRITHVFVADQDEALDFYVGKLGLEVADDIDLGVMRWLTVRVPGDDPDRVILLEKPGPPAMDAQAAEQVRELIAKGASGFTLGFTTDDARKTYDELKANGVEMTDGPTEQPYGIDFGARDPFGNHFRVSQPAGPIG; the protein is encoded by the coding sequence ATGCTGAACAAGGTACGGATCACCCACGTCTTCGTCGCCGACCAGGACGAAGCGCTCGATTTCTACGTCGGCAAACTGGGGCTCGAGGTGGCTGACGACATCGACCTGGGCGTCATGCGCTGGCTCACCGTCCGCGTACCCGGTGACGACCCGGACCGCGTCATCCTGCTGGAGAAGCCCGGCCCGCCCGCCATGGACGCGCAAGCGGCCGAGCAGGTGCGCGAGCTGATCGCCAAGGGCGCGAGCGGCTTCACGCTGGGCTTCACCACCGACGACGCCCGCAAGACGTACGACGAACTCAAGGCCAACGGCGTCGAGATGACCGATGGCCCGACGGAACAGCCGTACGGGATCGACTTCGGCGCCCGGGATCCGTTCGGAAATCATTTCCGGGTCAGTCAGCCGGCCGGGCCGATCGGGTAA
- a CDS encoding SsgA family sporulation/cell division regulator — MSTIRPTTVEVETSLRLVAPDATALPVRASLRYDPADPYAVHVLFHAESAGGEAVSWSFARELLVTGLDEPAGIGDVRVWPWATPRGDFVALALSSPDGNALFEVPRSVLVRFLRRTYVVVPRGRESEHLDVDAAVNRLLAGR, encoded by the coding sequence ATGAGTACCATTCGTCCAACGACCGTCGAGGTCGAAACATCGCTGCGGCTCGTAGCGCCTGACGCCACGGCTCTGCCCGTGCGCGCCAGTCTCCGTTACGACCCAGCCGACCCGTATGCGGTGCACGTGTTGTTCCACGCAGAATCAGCCGGTGGGGAAGCCGTGAGCTGGTCCTTTGCGCGCGAACTGCTTGTGACCGGGCTCGATGAGCCGGCGGGCATCGGGGACGTCCGGGTGTGGCCGTGGGCCACGCCGCGGGGCGACTTCGTTGCCCTGGCGCTGTCGTCACCCGACGGCAATGCCCTGTTCGAAGTACCACGCAGCGTTCTTGTCCGGTTCCTCCGGCGCACCTATGTGGTGGTGCCGCGGGGCCGGGAGTCCGAACACTTGGACGTGGACGCGGCCGTCAACCGACTGCTGGCCGGTCGATAG
- a CDS encoding TIGR02611 family protein, which yields MPHSDLLDRVRANRTGRLALKIGIGILGTLVVATGIVLIPFPGPGWAIVIVGLAIWAVEFDWAKRLLHFTRRHVQAWTHWVLEQSLPVRALIGLAGFIFISAVVWLSVKLSLGIDLAVLIGNFLTGT from the coding sequence ATGCCCCATTCCGACCTCCTTGACCGGGTCCGGGCCAACCGCACCGGCCGCCTGGCCCTCAAGATCGGCATCGGCATCCTCGGCACCCTCGTGGTGGCGACCGGCATCGTGCTCATCCCGTTCCCCGGCCCCGGCTGGGCCATCGTGATCGTCGGCCTGGCCATCTGGGCCGTCGAGTTCGACTGGGCGAAACGCCTCCTGCACTTCACCCGCCGGCACGTCCAGGCCTGGACCCACTGGGTGCTCGAACAGTCGCTGCCGGTCCGCGCCCTCATCGGCCTGGCCGGCTTCATCTTCATCAGCGCGGTGGTCTGGCTCTCGGTCAAACTCAGCCTCGGCATCGACCTGGCCGTCCTGATCGGCAACTTCCTCACCGGCACCTGA
- a CDS encoding AraC family transcriptional regulator — protein MVTSVQRSVRPAPAPRWAGVGTCTLSETDLAAAHPPPRRLPYHLLALTTAGHGTIEIDFERHLCRPGTLVWVRPGQVLRFGAEPGLDATLVTWERTLLSAAEVTGVPVDDLPGPTRWQLAGEDEDAVITEVAQLGVDCVRHPAPAGDVVAGLLRHQLAVLLLRVALLGGGDHRMTSSSETRTFARFRRDLEDGHGESRRVEDYAARIGCSVRTLTRASLALTGRTAKQVVDDRVALEARRLLACTDLSVAEIGRQLGFGEPTNFGRFFHREVGMSPGAFRVAAGSDATAAGQATGPLIPAQRLSPPHHSG, from the coding sequence ATGGTGACCTCCGTTCAGCGCTCCGTACGCCCGGCGCCCGCCCCCCGATGGGCCGGCGTGGGCACCTGCACGCTGTCCGAAACCGACCTCGCTGCCGCGCACCCGCCGCCGCGCCGGCTGCCCTACCACCTGCTCGCGCTGACCACCGCCGGGCACGGCACGATCGAGATCGACTTCGAGCGGCACCTGTGCCGGCCGGGCACCCTGGTCTGGGTCCGCCCGGGTCAGGTGCTCCGCTTCGGGGCCGAGCCGGGGCTGGACGCCACGCTCGTCACCTGGGAGCGCACCCTGCTGTCGGCGGCCGAGGTGACCGGCGTACCGGTGGACGACCTTCCGGGGCCGACCCGCTGGCAGCTCGCCGGCGAGGACGAGGACGCCGTGATCACCGAGGTGGCGCAGCTCGGCGTCGATTGTGTACGGCATCCGGCGCCGGCCGGGGACGTGGTCGCCGGTCTGCTGCGGCACCAGCTCGCGGTGCTGCTGCTGCGGGTCGCCCTGCTCGGCGGTGGCGACCACCGGATGACGTCCAGCTCCGAGACCCGTACGTTCGCCCGGTTCCGCCGGGATCTCGAGGACGGGCACGGGGAGAGCCGCCGGGTGGAGGACTACGCGGCGCGCATCGGCTGCTCGGTGCGCACACTCACCCGGGCGAGCCTCGCGCTGACCGGTCGTACGGCCAAACAGGTGGTCGACGATCGGGTGGCCCTGGAGGCCAGACGGCTGCTGGCGTGCACGGACCTGTCGGTGGCCGAGATCGGCCGGCAGCTGGGCTTCGGCGAGCCGACCAACTTCGGCCGCTTCTTCCACCGGGAGGTCGGGATGAGCCCCGGCGCGTTCCGGGTGGCGGCCGGTTCGGACGCGACGGCGGCCGGCCAGGCTACCGGTCCGCTGATCCCCGCACAGCGACTGTCGCCGCCGCATCACTCTGGGTAA
- a CDS encoding tetratricopeptide repeat protein: MPPVLAHLTAQAQSLTAEGDLTAARDVLAPALDPAATADPHQASPDLALAAALQAKILIALGDPYAARRWAGFAHAAEERLHGPTDERTIAAAATHAAVLHRVGNHGRAAQLYHDLVAHLTSVDGPLSPRVLAAEADLATAEHATGHCTAARTRLEDAWTRHREVYGDASAAGIKMLARLGAMERECHRDAQASVHLALAQELSARYLPADHSLARQIARLAATPASGRHTCGRVQRSTGPASPGPASSPPSAPAAASGPPQPADFPGPATLFRPATPPSPATPGPAASPTDLNAVPSDAAAASSEPDASGGFSWLSEPTASAATDPQQPPTHQPAPAPQIPEVPPTSSLQPPTHESSPAPYGQRVPRPEDLIPNQPHYEPTPGNPLQGGPLYAPDPQQPGLFHANRDTGPDPQQPGPVSPGHETGPTRSPIPHQAGPAPAEQAGPAPTEHTGPAAAEQAVPHWTEASPAVEPPTDAAPDWAVPDPGRTDSTRWPGSLTGGITRMPATLPGVHPVRPEPEPPARDDRPTDERTDQGGPGTAEPAPPRRHESEARPEEQPEWPEEPEWPGDLDARGGLIWEAPPVANGTPVEQDATLRDALEPGAQVGRHARTEDPVVMPLMSPAPAVPDPGVPMPPSEPVTFERPPAEPTRDDASRVAAVPAEDWQHQQWPEPQQPPGPYPPDSVAPPPYPEDGYPPGPQMARQPANRASARVPDRIAPEPQERGRGPRGPYVLAAVLVAGIATAAGIVAVTLPRGDDDGQRAAQQPSAAATTAPQSKAPAGNTPGVVAPAGVKLQDNRDSVALSWRYPKGSEGPVLISGGRSGQERRAFQQLPAGTTEYIVYGLNAKADYCFTVAVIYTVDKVAASEPVCTKR, translated from the coding sequence GTGCCACCTGTGCTTGCCCACCTGACCGCCCAGGCCCAGTCGCTGACCGCCGAGGGAGACCTGACCGCCGCCCGCGACGTGCTGGCCCCCGCCCTCGACCCGGCGGCCACCGCGGACCCCCATCAGGCATCCCCCGACCTGGCCCTGGCCGCGGCGTTGCAAGCCAAGATCCTGATCGCCCTGGGTGACCCGTACGCGGCCCGCCGCTGGGCCGGTTTCGCCCACGCCGCCGAGGAACGCCTGCACGGCCCCACCGACGAGCGCACCATCGCCGCGGCCGCCACCCACGCCGCCGTGCTGCACCGGGTCGGCAACCACGGCCGGGCAGCGCAGCTCTACCACGACCTGGTGGCGCACCTGACCAGCGTGGACGGTCCACTGTCCCCGCGCGTCCTGGCCGCCGAGGCCGACCTGGCCACCGCCGAGCACGCCACCGGCCACTGCACCGCGGCCCGGACCCGCCTCGAGGACGCCTGGACCCGCCACCGCGAGGTCTACGGCGACGCCTCGGCCGCAGGCATCAAGATGCTCGCCCGCCTGGGCGCCATGGAACGAGAATGCCACCGCGACGCCCAAGCCAGCGTCCACCTGGCCCTGGCCCAGGAACTCAGCGCCCGCTACCTCCCCGCCGACCACTCCCTGGCCCGCCAGATCGCCCGCCTCGCCGCCACCCCCGCCTCCGGCCGCCACACCTGCGGCCGCGTCCAACGCTCCACCGGCCCCGCCAGTCCCGGCCCGGCCAGCTCGCCACCTTCCGCACCAGCGGCTGCCTCCGGTCCGCCACAACCGGCCGACTTCCCCGGCCCAGCCACCCTCTTCCGCCCGGCCACCCCACCCAGCCCCGCCACTCCCGGCCCGGCCGCCTCACCCACTGACCTCAATGCCGTGCCATCCGATGCCGCTGCCGCATCGAGCGAGCCGGATGCATCAGGCGGCTTCTCCTGGCTGTCCGAGCCGACCGCAAGCGCAGCCACCGACCCGCAACAGCCGCCCACCCACCAGCCGGCGCCGGCTCCGCAGATCCCGGAGGTGCCGCCGACCAGCTCGCTGCAGCCGCCCACCCACGAGTCCAGCCCGGCACCGTACGGGCAAAGGGTGCCGCGGCCGGAGGATCTGATCCCGAACCAGCCGCACTACGAGCCAACCCCGGGCAACCCGCTGCAAGGCGGCCCCCTCTACGCGCCGGACCCGCAGCAACCGGGCCTGTTCCACGCCAACCGCGACACCGGCCCGGACCCGCAGCAGCCCGGCCCGGTCAGCCCCGGCCACGAGACCGGCCCCACCCGCAGCCCGATCCCGCACCAGGCCGGCCCGGCACCCGCCGAACAAGCCGGTCCCGCGCCCACCGAACACACCGGACCCGCAGCCGCCGAGCAGGCCGTACCGCACTGGACCGAAGCGAGCCCGGCCGTTGAGCCGCCCACGGACGCGGCGCCGGACTGGGCCGTACCGGATCCGGGGCGGACGGACTCCACGCGCTGGCCGGGCAGCTTGACCGGCGGGATCACCCGGATGCCCGCCACGCTGCCCGGGGTGCATCCGGTGCGGCCCGAGCCCGAGCCGCCGGCCCGGGACGACCGGCCCACCGACGAGCGCACCGATCAGGGTGGACCCGGCACCGCCGAGCCTGCTCCGCCGCGCCGGCACGAGAGCGAGGCCCGGCCCGAGGAGCAGCCCGAATGGCCCGAGGAGCCGGAATGGCCCGGGGACCTAGACGCGCGTGGCGGGCTGATCTGGGAGGCTCCGCCGGTCGCGAACGGTACGCCGGTGGAGCAGGACGCCACGCTGCGTGATGCGCTGGAGCCCGGTGCTCAGGTCGGGCGGCATGCCCGTACGGAAGACCCGGTCGTCATGCCGTTGATGTCGCCCGCGCCGGCGGTTCCCGATCCGGGGGTGCCGATGCCGCCGAGCGAGCCGGTGACGTTCGAGCGCCCACCCGCCGAGCCCACGCGCGACGATGCGAGCCGGGTCGCCGCCGTACCGGCCGAGGACTGGCAGCACCAGCAGTGGCCGGAGCCGCAGCAACCGCCGGGTCCGTACCCGCCCGACTCGGTTGCTCCCCCGCCGTACCCGGAGGACGGTTATCCCCCGGGCCCGCAGATGGCGCGGCAGCCGGCCAACCGGGCAAGTGCGCGCGTGCCCGACCGGATCGCGCCGGAACCGCAGGAACGCGGCCGGGGTCCGCGCGGCCCGTACGTGCTGGCCGCCGTGCTCGTCGCGGGCATCGCCACCGCCGCAGGCATCGTGGCGGTGACGCTGCCGCGCGGCGACGACGACGGTCAGCGGGCCGCGCAGCAGCCCTCCGCGGCGGCGACCACCGCGCCGCAGAGCAAGGCCCCGGCCGGCAACACACCCGGCGTGGTCGCGCCGGCCGGGGTGAAGCTGCAGGACAACCGGGACAGCGTGGCCCTGTCGTGGCGCTATCCGAAGGGCTCCGAGGGACCGGTGCTGATCTCGGGCGGGCGGTCCGGCCAGGAGCGCCGGGCCTTCCAGCAGCTGCCCGCGGGCACGACGGAGTACATCGTCTACGGGCTCAACGCCAAGGCCGACTACTGTTTCACGGTCGCCGTCATCTACACCGTCGACAAGGTCGCCGCATCCGAACCGGTGTGCACGAAGCGCTGA
- a CDS encoding Rrf2 family transcriptional regulator, translating into MQISARGDYAVRAALSLANAYPALMSAQAIAQDQNMPRKFLEAVLADLRRAGVVRAQRGAEGGYTLSQPPRDITIGQILRAVDGPLAGVRGLRPEETQYTGAAENLPNLWVAVRSAVREVVDEVNLAELISGRMPAHVRKLTTRPDAWQPR; encoded by the coding sequence GTGCAGATCTCCGCGCGGGGCGACTATGCGGTACGGGCGGCGCTGAGCTTGGCGAACGCCTACCCGGCCCTGATGTCAGCCCAGGCCATCGCCCAGGACCAGAACATGCCGCGCAAGTTCCTCGAGGCGGTGCTGGCTGATCTGCGCCGGGCCGGCGTCGTGCGGGCCCAGCGTGGCGCCGAAGGCGGCTACACGCTGTCACAGCCACCCCGCGACATAACCATCGGGCAGATCCTGCGGGCGGTCGACGGCCCGCTGGCCGGGGTGCGTGGCCTGCGCCCGGAGGAGACGCAGTACACCGGCGCCGCGGAAAACCTGCCCAACCTCTGGGTGGCGGTACGCTCGGCCGTGCGCGAGGTCGTCGACGAGGTCAACCTCGCCGAGCTGATCAGCGGCCGGATGCCCGCCCACGTCCGCAAGCTCACCACCCGCCCGGACGCCTGGCAGCCGCGCTGA
- a CDS encoding helix-turn-helix domain-containing protein has translation MGRAVEESHRRMLRARDAMDRAYTEPLDVASLARVAHVSPRHFIRTFRATFGETPHRYLQRRRVERAMFLLRESSQSVTQVCMSVGFSSLGTFSRTFHAILGESPSAYRKRAVPSYVPSCFGMAYMRPVSSGDMSLLDKHGGDAGR, from the coding sequence GTGGGGCGGGCGGTTGAGGAGTCGCATCGGCGGATGTTGCGGGCTCGGGATGCTATGGATCGGGCTTATACCGAGCCGTTGGATGTTGCTTCGCTGGCCCGGGTCGCGCATGTGTCACCGCGGCACTTCATCCGGACGTTCCGGGCTACGTTCGGTGAGACGCCACACCGGTATCTGCAGCGGCGGCGCGTCGAGCGGGCCATGTTCCTGCTGCGGGAAAGCAGCCAGAGTGTGACGCAGGTCTGCATGAGCGTGGGCTTCAGCAGCCTGGGAACGTTCAGCCGGACGTTCCACGCGATCCTCGGCGAGTCGCCCTCGGCGTACCGGAAACGGGCGGTGCCTTCGTACGTACCCAGTTGTTTCGGGATGGCGTACATGCGACCGGTTTCCAGCGGTGACATGTCGCTTTTGGATAAGCACGGCGGCGACGCCGGTCGCTAG